In Micromonospora sp. LH3U1, one genomic interval encodes:
- a CDS encoding alpha/beta hydrolase family protein, whose protein sequence is MNGDPEYAQEFVDVDGARLGVQIYPEPDGPADAPVVVIWPAMGVRARYYRPFAAALRAAGLAVIVADLRGTGTSTPAPSRADRHGYPDLADDVGAVLAALKPRLDGRTRLLLGHSLGGQAALLHLALHGGDEVDGLALVAVGIPYWRSYPGRRGLGVLPYTQGIAATAALLGVWPGWGFGGRQARGVIRDWAYTARTGRFPRLNGTDTEAAVRAVRHPVLAISVDDDQYTPHETMDHLCAKLTAAPVTRERYTVAQAGAALDHFTWVRACAPVARRIAGFADDLPPR, encoded by the coding sequence ATGAACGGGGACCCGGAGTACGCGCAGGAGTTCGTCGACGTCGACGGCGCCCGGCTGGGTGTGCAGATCTATCCGGAGCCGGACGGCCCGGCGGATGCCCCCGTCGTGGTGATCTGGCCGGCGATGGGGGTCCGGGCCCGTTACTACCGGCCGTTCGCCGCCGCGCTGCGCGCCGCCGGGCTGGCCGTGATCGTCGCCGACCTGCGTGGCACCGGGACGAGCACCCCCGCGCCGAGCCGGGCAGACCGACACGGCTACCCCGACCTGGCCGACGATGTCGGCGCCGTTCTGGCCGCGCTCAAGCCGCGCCTGGACGGCCGTACCCGGCTGCTGCTCGGCCATTCACTCGGCGGGCAGGCCGCGCTCCTGCACCTCGCTCTGCACGGCGGCGACGAGGTCGACGGGTTGGCGCTGGTCGCGGTCGGCATCCCCTACTGGCGCAGCTACCCGGGCCGACGTGGCCTCGGTGTGCTGCCGTACACCCAGGGGATCGCCGCCACCGCGGCGCTGCTCGGGGTCTGGCCGGGCTGGGGCTTCGGCGGCCGGCAGGCGCGCGGCGTGATCCGCGACTGGGCATACACCGCGCGGACCGGCCGTTTCCCCCGGCTGAACGGCACGGACACCGAGGCGGCCGTACGCGCGGTGCGCCACCCGGTCCTGGCGATCAGCGTGGACGACGACCAGTACACGCCGCACGAGACCATGGACCACCTCTGCGCGAAACTCACCGCCGCGCCGGTGACCCGGGAACGGTACACAGTGGCTCAGGCCGGTGCGGCGCTGGACCACTTCACCTGGGTCCGCGCGTGCGCCCCGGTGGCGCGGCGGATCGCCGGTTTCGCCGACGACCTACCGCCCCGCTGA
- a CDS encoding alpha-ketoglutarate-dependent dioxygenase AlkB, giving the protein MTQAAYQPSMLDLADAGPSLGPLPGLIRRHQLSRGAWVDHLPGWVRGSDTILDTLLTEVPWRAERRTMFDTEVDVPRLLCWYDGERQLPHPVLTAAQAALTQHYAPELGEPFVTAGMCLYRTGRDSVAWHGDTIGRSAHSDTIVAIVSFGAPRPLLLRPRGGGDSLRFPVGHGDLIVMGGSCQRTWEHAIPKTTRPVGPRVSVQFRPHNVA; this is encoded by the coding sequence ATGACGCAGGCCGCCTACCAGCCGTCGATGCTCGACCTGGCCGATGCCGGGCCGTCCCTGGGGCCACTGCCCGGCCTGATCCGCCGGCACCAGCTCAGCCGAGGCGCCTGGGTCGACCACCTCCCCGGCTGGGTGCGCGGCTCCGACACGATCCTCGACACCCTGCTCACCGAGGTGCCCTGGCGTGCCGAGCGGCGCACCATGTTCGACACCGAGGTCGACGTGCCCCGCCTGCTCTGCTGGTACGACGGCGAGAGGCAACTCCCCCACCCCGTGCTCACCGCCGCGCAGGCCGCGCTGACCCAGCACTACGCGCCCGAGCTGGGCGAACCCTTCGTCACCGCCGGCATGTGCCTCTACCGAACCGGTCGGGACAGCGTCGCCTGGCACGGCGACACCATCGGTCGCTCCGCACACAGCGACACCATCGTCGCGATCGTCTCCTTCGGAGCACCCCGACCGCTGCTGCTACGCCCACGCGGCGGCGGCGACAGCCTGCGCTTCCCGGTGGGCCACGGCGACCTGATCGTCATGGGCGGCTCGTGCCAACGCACCTGGGAACACGCCATCCCGAAAACCACTCGCCCAGTAGGCCCCCGAGTAAGCGTCCAGTTCCGCCCCCACAACGTCGCCTAA
- a CDS encoding DNA gyrase/topoisomerase IV subunit B, whose product MTAEPDTLYGADDLTHLEGLDAVRKRPGMYIGSTDSRGVGHLVNEILDNSTDEGVAGHASNVEVTLLADGSVRVDDDGRGIPTDVHAKSGISGVELVLTRLHAGGKFGGSGYKTSGGLHGVGASAVNALSRRFDVTVRRAGKIHAMSFRHGVPGIFDGDGPEAPFTAGPGLQVVGAMKRGQRTGTSIRWWHDARYFETGAALDVDAVRTKLRNTAFLVPGVTYRLRDLTGEAPVEEGFHYPNGLSDMVEFLAPAGDRPVSGTLLVNGEGTYRENAADANGVMQSNVQRRAEVEVAFRWGTGYERTLECFTNTIRNAHGGTHRKGFERALVRALADAVRNTRGLLKAKEEPPTLDDVLEGMTAVVHVRIPEPQFTSQTKDELSTTGITKVIQTLVDAHVKAWLEDKRTKAEARVVLQKIVDAARVRLTQKQQKDAARRKTALEGASMPPKLVDCRATGIDRSEIFIVEGDSALGTSRMARSSEYQALLPIRGKILNVQKANLQQVLDNAECAAIVQVLGAGSGRTFDLSSLRYGRVLIMADADVDGAHIRTLLITLFARYMRPLIEAGRLYAAMPPLHKITTKGRNPQTTYTYTQAEMETTVRKLEKSGKQIVTPIPRFKGLGEMDADELWDTTMNPATRAVRRITLDDIDAAERILELLMGEKVEPRRNWLIDSADRVDRDAIDA is encoded by the coding sequence TTGACCGCAGAGCCTGACACCCTGTACGGGGCCGATGACCTCACTCACCTTGAGGGGCTGGACGCTGTCCGCAAGCGGCCCGGCATGTACATCGGTTCCACCGACAGCCGTGGCGTGGGTCACCTCGTCAACGAGATCCTCGACAACTCCACCGATGAGGGTGTCGCCGGTCACGCCAGCAACGTCGAGGTGACGTTGCTGGCCGATGGCTCGGTGCGGGTCGACGACGACGGCCGAGGCATCCCCACCGACGTGCACGCCAAATCCGGCATCTCCGGCGTCGAGCTGGTGCTCACCCGGCTGCACGCCGGCGGCAAGTTCGGCGGCTCCGGCTACAAGACCTCCGGCGGCCTGCACGGCGTCGGCGCCTCGGCGGTCAACGCGCTGTCCCGTCGGTTCGACGTGACCGTCCGCCGGGCTGGCAAGATCCACGCGATGTCCTTCCGGCACGGCGTCCCGGGCATCTTCGACGGCGACGGGCCGGAAGCGCCCTTCACCGCCGGCCCCGGGCTCCAGGTCGTCGGCGCGATGAAGCGCGGCCAGCGCACCGGCACCTCGATCCGCTGGTGGCACGACGCCCGCTACTTCGAGACCGGCGCCGCACTCGACGTCGACGCGGTCCGCACGAAGCTGCGCAACACCGCCTTCCTGGTCCCCGGCGTGACCTACCGGCTGCGGGACCTGACCGGCGAGGCACCCGTCGAGGAGGGGTTCCACTACCCCAACGGGCTCAGCGACATGGTGGAGTTCCTCGCGCCGGCCGGCGACCGCCCGGTCTCCGGCACCCTGCTGGTCAACGGCGAGGGCACCTACCGGGAGAACGCCGCCGACGCCAACGGTGTCATGCAGTCCAACGTGCAGCGCCGCGCCGAGGTTGAGGTGGCGTTCCGGTGGGGCACCGGCTACGAGCGCACCCTCGAGTGCTTCACCAACACCATCCGCAACGCGCACGGCGGCACCCACCGCAAGGGCTTCGAGCGGGCCCTCGTCCGCGCCCTGGCCGACGCGGTCCGCAACACCCGCGGTCTGCTCAAGGCCAAGGAGGAGCCGCCCACCCTGGACGACGTCCTGGAGGGGATGACGGCGGTGGTGCACGTGCGGATCCCGGAGCCGCAGTTCACGTCGCAGACCAAGGACGAGCTCTCCACCACCGGCATCACCAAGGTCATCCAGACCCTCGTCGACGCGCACGTGAAGGCCTGGCTGGAGGACAAGCGCACCAAGGCCGAGGCCCGCGTCGTCCTGCAGAAGATCGTCGACGCGGCCCGGGTGCGGCTCACCCAGAAGCAGCAGAAGGACGCCGCCCGGCGCAAGACCGCCCTGGAGGGCGCGTCCATGCCGCCGAAGCTGGTCGACTGCCGAGCTACCGGCATCGACCGCAGCGAGATCTTCATCGTGGAGGGCGACAGCGCCCTCGGGACGAGCCGCATGGCCCGCTCCTCCGAATACCAGGCGCTGCTGCCGATCCGAGGCAAGATCCTCAACGTGCAGAAGGCCAACCTCCAGCAGGTCCTGGACAATGCCGAATGCGCGGCCATCGTGCAGGTTCTCGGCGCCGGCTCGGGGCGTACGTTCGATCTCTCCTCGCTGCGCTACGGCCGCGTGCTGATCATGGCCGACGCCGACGTGGACGGCGCGCACATCCGGACGCTGCTGATCACCCTCTTCGCCCGGTACATGCGCCCGTTGATCGAGGCCGGTCGGCTCTACGCCGCGATGCCGCCCCTGCACAAGATCACTACCAAGGGGCGTAACCCGCAGACCACCTACACCTACACCCAGGCCGAGATGGAGACGACGGTCCGCAAGCTGGAGAAGTCCGGCAAGCAGATCGTCACGCCCATCCCACGGTTCAAGGGTCTCGGTGAGATGGACGCCGACGAGTTGTGGGACACCACGATGAACCCGGCCACCCGTGCCGTTCGCCGGATCACCCTCGACGACATCGATGCCGCCGAGCGGATCCTCGAACTGCTGATGGGGGAGAAGGTCGAGCCGCGCCGCAACTGGCTCATCGACTCCGCAGACCGGGTCGACCGGGATGCGATCGACGCATGA
- a CDS encoding glycosyltransferase family protein, which translates to MAPTDDAGPRIVGIVQARMGSSRLPGKVLRPLAGRSVLGRVVRAARDSGVLADLVVATSTDAVDDAVVTECERLGVPCHRGPVDDVLGRFVGALAAHPGDAVMRFTADCPLLDPEIITLVASVYRAVPGLDYASTSIARTLPRGLDVEIIRAETLRTLGRLATDHHRVHVTSYAYTHPELFRVLGVTLTPDRSALRLTLDTEQDWALVSAVIDHFGDVSVPLATLADWLHGQPQLRVLNADVRQKQLEES; encoded by the coding sequence CTGGCCCCGACGGACGACGCGGGGCCACGGATCGTCGGCATCGTGCAGGCTCGGATGGGTTCGTCCCGGCTGCCCGGCAAGGTGCTCCGCCCGCTCGCCGGGCGTTCCGTCCTGGGCCGGGTGGTGCGCGCCGCCCGCGACAGCGGCGTCCTGGCCGACCTGGTGGTCGCCACCAGCACGGACGCGGTCGACGACGCGGTGGTGACCGAGTGCGAGCGGCTGGGCGTGCCGTGCCACCGCGGGCCGGTCGACGACGTACTGGGTCGATTCGTGGGTGCTCTCGCGGCGCACCCGGGGGACGCGGTCATGCGGTTCACCGCCGACTGCCCGCTGCTCGACCCGGAGATCATCACCCTGGTCGCGTCGGTGTACCGGGCAGTCCCCGGGCTGGACTACGCGAGCACGTCGATCGCCCGCACCCTGCCCCGAGGGCTGGACGTCGAGATCATCCGAGCGGAGACGCTGCGCACCCTGGGCCGGCTCGCCACCGACCACCACCGGGTGCATGTGACCTCGTACGCGTACACCCATCCGGAGCTGTTCCGGGTGCTCGGCGTGACACTCACCCCGGACCGGTCCGCGCTGCGGCTGACCCTCGACACCGAGCAGGACTGGGCGCTGGTCAGCGCGGTCATCGACCACTTCGGAGACGTCAGCGTGCCGCTGGCCACGCTCGCCGACTGGCTCCACGGGCAGCCCCAGCTGCGCGTGCTCAACGCCGACGTACGACAGAAGCAACTGGAGGAGTCCTGA
- a CDS encoding DNA gyrase/topoisomerase IV subunit A has product MARRKENKVDLSSFDQAGARVFDNPLVTEVSDSYLEYAFSVIHSRALPDARDGLKPVHRRILWSMYEQGYRPDRGHVKSARIVGDTMGKYHPHGDTAIYDAMVRLAQGFSLNVPLIDGHGNFGSPDDGPAASRYTEARMSREAMLLVGELGEDTVDVEPNYDGSLTQPTVLPAAFPNLLVNGASGIAVGMATNMIPHNLAEVVSAARWLINHPDATLDRLMEFVPGPDLPTGGVLLGLDEVRRAYETGRGVVRMRGKVEIGPIEGSRGRQAITVVELPYGVGAEKVIAAITNEVTKTKRLTGIADVKDLTDRESGTRLVVECKVGVNPQALLADLYRLTPLEQSFGVNNLVLVDGQPRTLGLKALLEVFLAHRYEVVTRRTSYRRRKRQERLHLVDGLLIALLDIDEVVRLIRGSDDAQAAKDGLMSRFGLSDIQATYILDTPLRRLTKFDRIELEAEQERLRAEIAELSAILDDERVLKKLVSDELAAVVKQFSTERRTTLVDGDLKEVLAASAPAGPLEVADDPCQVILSATGLVARTAAESEESAEGRRRNGRVKHDTVRAIAHSTARGRVLLLTSAGRAFKVDVLPLPVLPEQAGTVSLRGGMSAAELVPLEAGETVVGLAPLGGQAEGSPGLALGTRQGAVKICAPEWPVRSDEFEVIGLRDGDEVVGATWLTDGDETLTFVTSEASLLRFPANLVRPQGLKGGGMAGINLPAGARVAFFGAVRTDDPGHGEPMVVTSTGATVKVTPFKAYPPKGRATAGVRAHRFLKGETDVAVAWVGPRPVGATGTGDPVELPAADPRRDGSGFAVMLGPTVVGHLIERD; this is encoded by the coding sequence ATGGCACGCCGCAAGGAAAACAAGGTCGATCTCTCCTCGTTCGACCAGGCCGGCGCGCGGGTCTTCGACAACCCACTGGTCACCGAGGTCTCCGACTCCTACCTGGAGTACGCGTTCTCGGTCATCCACTCCCGCGCCCTGCCCGACGCCCGTGACGGTCTCAAGCCCGTGCACCGGCGCATCCTCTGGTCGATGTACGAGCAGGGCTATCGCCCCGACCGCGGGCACGTGAAGTCCGCCCGAATTGTGGGCGATACAATGGGTAAGTACCACCCGCACGGTGACACGGCGATCTACGACGCGATGGTCCGCCTCGCGCAGGGCTTCTCGCTCAACGTGCCACTCATCGACGGGCACGGAAACTTCGGGTCTCCCGACGACGGACCGGCGGCCTCGCGCTACACCGAGGCCCGGATGTCACGCGAGGCGATGCTGCTCGTCGGTGAGCTGGGCGAGGACACCGTCGATGTCGAGCCCAACTACGACGGGTCACTGACCCAGCCGACCGTGCTGCCGGCGGCCTTCCCCAACCTGCTGGTCAACGGCGCGTCCGGGATCGCGGTCGGAATGGCCACCAACATGATCCCGCACAACCTGGCCGAGGTGGTCTCCGCCGCCCGCTGGCTGATCAACCACCCGGACGCCACACTGGACCGGCTCATGGAGTTCGTCCCCGGCCCCGACCTGCCCACCGGCGGCGTGCTGCTCGGCCTGGACGAGGTGCGCCGGGCGTACGAGACCGGCCGCGGCGTGGTGCGGATGCGCGGCAAGGTGGAGATCGGCCCGATCGAGGGCAGTCGGGGTCGCCAGGCGATCACCGTGGTCGAGCTGCCCTACGGCGTCGGCGCGGAGAAGGTCATCGCGGCCATCACCAACGAGGTCACCAAGACCAAGCGGCTGACCGGCATCGCCGACGTCAAGGACCTCACCGACCGGGAGAGCGGCACCCGACTCGTCGTCGAGTGCAAGGTCGGGGTCAACCCGCAGGCGCTGCTCGCCGACCTCTACCGGTTGACCCCGCTGGAGCAGTCGTTCGGCGTCAACAACCTGGTCCTGGTCGACGGGCAGCCGCGCACGCTGGGGCTGAAGGCGCTGCTGGAGGTCTTCCTCGCCCACCGGTACGAGGTGGTCACCCGACGCACCTCGTACCGTCGGCGCAAGCGTCAGGAGCGGCTGCACCTGGTCGACGGTCTGCTGATCGCTCTGCTGGACATCGACGAGGTGGTCCGGCTGATCCGGGGCAGCGACGACGCGCAGGCCGCGAAGGACGGGCTGATGAGCCGGTTCGGTCTCTCCGACATCCAGGCCACCTACATTCTGGACACTCCGCTGCGCCGGTTGACCAAGTTCGACCGGATCGAGCTGGAGGCCGAGCAGGAGCGGCTGCGCGCCGAGATCGCCGAGCTGAGCGCGATCCTCGACGACGAGCGGGTGCTCAAGAAGCTGGTCTCGGACGAGCTTGCGGCCGTGGTGAAACAGTTCAGCACCGAACGGCGTACGACGCTGGTCGACGGGGACCTCAAGGAGGTGCTGGCCGCGTCCGCGCCGGCCGGCCCCCTGGAGGTCGCCGACGACCCGTGCCAGGTGATCCTCTCCGCGACCGGGCTGGTCGCCCGGACCGCGGCCGAGTCGGAGGAGAGCGCCGAGGGGCGTCGGCGCAACGGCCGGGTCAAGCACGACACCGTACGCGCGATCGCGCACTCCACCGCCCGTGGCCGGGTGCTGTTGCTGACCAGTGCCGGCCGGGCCTTCAAGGTCGACGTCCTGCCGCTGCCGGTGCTGCCCGAGCAGGCCGGCACGGTGTCGCTGCGGGGCGGCATGTCCGCGGCGGAGCTGGTGCCATTGGAGGCTGGGGAGACCGTCGTCGGCTTGGCCCCGCTGGGCGGGCAGGCGGAGGGCTCACCGGGGCTGGCGCTGGGCACCCGGCAGGGCGCGGTGAAGATCTGCGCTCCGGAGTGGCCGGTGCGCTCCGACGAGTTCGAGGTGATCGGTCTGCGTGACGGTGACGAGGTCGTCGGGGCGACCTGGCTGACCGACGGCGACGAGACGCTGACCTTCGTCACCTCGGAGGCGTCGCTGTTGCGCTTCCCCGCGAATCTGGTTCGTCCGCAGGGCCTCAAGGGCGGCGGTATGGCGGGCATCAACCTGCCGGCCGGAGCGCGGGTGGCGTTCTTCGGGGCGGTACGCACCGACGACCCGGGGCATGGCGAGCCGATGGTGGTCACCTCCACCGGCGCGACGGTCAAGGTGACGCCGTTCAAGGCGTACCCGCCGAAGGGCCGGGCGACCGCCGGCGTGCGCGCACACCGCTTCCTCAAGGGTGAGACGGACGTGGCCGTTGCCTGGGTGGGTCCGCGCCCGGTCGGCGCGACCGGCACCGGTGACCCGGTGGAGCTACCTGCGGCGGACCCACGCCGCGATGGGTCCGGCTTCGCGGTCATGCTCGGCCCAACGGTGGTAGGCCACCTGATCGAACGCGACTAA
- a CDS encoding PseG/SpsG family protein, producing MSTLRVGVRCDAGPQRGVGHLVRCLALAEEFLARGAHVTVFGTVERLDWATAELAARGIPLHPGPDSPAELVETARRHELDVMVLDSYELDPAGAGALRAAGVFTLAVIDGDSRGQVADLYLDQNFGADLPGLPGRLLAGSGYALLRDSVITARPPVPPPRTAVSRPRVLAFFGGTDAVGAAPVLTRVLVATGHPMDLTVIVGRPEIEAEVEDVKPGRGQIIRPVPPTTSLPALITGADLVVSAAGTSTWELCCLGAPAALVCVVDNQRESYARVVRHGLAAGLGKLPELDAAGVAGRTARAAAARTLHGLLSSPQRRATLAEKAWSTVDGQGRARVVDAVFDSVRPAAVTG from the coding sequence CTGAGCACCCTCCGGGTCGGGGTGCGCTGCGACGCCGGGCCGCAGCGCGGTGTCGGCCACCTCGTCCGCTGCCTGGCGCTCGCCGAGGAGTTCCTGGCCCGGGGCGCCCACGTCACGGTGTTCGGCACCGTCGAACGGCTCGACTGGGCCACCGCGGAGCTTGCCGCGCGGGGCATCCCCCTGCACCCGGGCCCGGACTCGCCGGCCGAACTGGTCGAGACAGCCCGCCGCCACGAGCTGGACGTGATGGTCCTCGACTCCTACGAGCTGGACCCGGCCGGGGCGGGCGCCCTGCGCGCCGCCGGCGTGTTCACCCTCGCCGTGATCGACGGGGACAGCCGGGGCCAGGTCGCCGACCTCTACCTCGACCAGAACTTCGGAGCGGACCTCCCGGGGCTGCCCGGTCGTCTGCTCGCCGGCAGCGGGTACGCCCTGCTGCGCGACTCCGTGATCACCGCCCGACCGCCGGTCCCCCCGCCCCGCACGGCGGTCAGCCGACCCCGGGTGCTGGCCTTCTTCGGCGGCACCGACGCGGTCGGCGCGGCCCCGGTACTCACCCGGGTGCTGGTGGCCACCGGCCACCCCATGGACCTCACGGTCATCGTCGGCCGGCCCGAGATCGAGGCGGAGGTCGAGGACGTCAAACCCGGTCGGGGGCAGATCATCCGGCCGGTCCCGCCCACCACCTCGCTGCCGGCACTGATCACCGGAGCCGACCTGGTGGTCAGCGCCGCCGGCACGTCCACCTGGGAACTCTGCTGCCTCGGCGCACCCGCCGCGCTGGTCTGCGTGGTCGACAACCAACGCGAGTCGTACGCCCGGGTGGTGCGGCACGGCCTGGCCGCCGGCCTCGGCAAGTTACCGGAGCTGGACGCCGCCGGGGTCGCCGGACGAACCGCCCGCGCGGCGGCGGCGCGGACCCTGCACGGGCTGCTCAGCTCGCCGCAGCGGCGCGCCACGCTGGCCGAAAAGGCCTGGTCCACCGTCGATGGGCAGGGCCGGGCACGAGTCGTGGACGCGGTGTTCGACTCCGTACGCCCCGCCGCCGTCACCGGCTGA
- a CDS encoding DUF72 domain-containing protein, whose product MGVIKVGTSSWADQSLLRSGWYPRSANTPARRLGFYAGRFPLVEVDTSYYAVPVPETTQGWVDATPDDFTFDIKAFSLFTGHPTPVAALPRDLRPTAGPSRIRRRDLPERAYDELWARFRAALDPIAAAGKLGVVMLQFPPWLARGDAAERRIVELAQRCRPWRVGVELRHGSWFDGTAASDTLDLLRAHDLSLVCVDMPQGHPSSVPPILIRTAEPAIVRFHGHSDAWRDGDKQDKFRYTYAEDELRHWAGLLADLSDPADDLHVLFNNCCAGQAQRDATRLAQLLAERMLVERAVPAPATSTG is encoded by the coding sequence ATGGGTGTGATTAAGGTGGGCACGTCCTCCTGGGCGGACCAGTCGCTGCTGCGCTCCGGGTGGTACCCGCGCTCGGCGAACACGCCGGCCCGACGGCTGGGTTTCTACGCTGGCCGGTTCCCGCTCGTCGAGGTGGACACGTCCTACTACGCGGTCCCCGTACCGGAAACCACGCAGGGCTGGGTGGACGCCACACCGGACGACTTCACCTTCGACATCAAGGCGTTCAGTCTCTTCACCGGTCACCCGACGCCGGTCGCCGCGCTGCCTCGGGACCTGCGCCCGACCGCCGGCCCGAGCCGGATCCGCCGTCGCGACCTGCCGGAACGGGCGTACGACGAGTTGTGGGCCCGGTTCCGCGCGGCCCTCGACCCGATCGCGGCGGCCGGCAAGCTGGGTGTCGTGATGTTGCAGTTCCCGCCGTGGCTGGCACGCGGCGACGCGGCCGAACGCCGGATCGTCGAGCTGGCGCAACGCTGCCGGCCGTGGCGGGTCGGCGTGGAGCTGCGGCACGGGTCCTGGTTCGACGGCACGGCCGCGTCGGACACTCTGGACCTGCTGCGCGCGCACGACCTGTCACTGGTCTGCGTCGACATGCCGCAGGGGCATCCGTCGTCGGTGCCACCGATCCTGATCAGGACGGCAGAGCCGGCGATCGTCCGGTTCCACGGCCACAGCGACGCCTGGCGCGACGGCGACAAGCAGGACAAGTTCCGGTACACGTACGCCGAGGACGAGCTTCGGCACTGGGCCGGACTGCTGGCCGATCTCTCCGACCCGGCCGACGACCTGCACGTGCTGTTCAACAACTGCTGTGCCGGTCAGGCACAACGCGACGCCACCCGGCTGGCGCAACTGCTCGCCGAGAGGATGCTCGTCGAGCGGGCTGTGCCGGCCCCGGCGACGTCGACCGGTTGA
- a CDS encoding DinB family protein produces MTSIGQLTGERADLLQTLRQHRGFLLQTVDGLTDEQAAARTTVSELCLGGLIKHVAGTEHRWMLFAVGGAEAMGREDVDWAGQFRMAPGETLAGHVERFREVADQTDELIATLDLDAAHPLPQEPWFEPGASWTVRRVLLHLIAETSQHAGHADILRESIDGAKTMG; encoded by the coding sequence ATGACCAGCATTGGGCAGCTCACCGGTGAGCGGGCCGACCTGCTGCAGACACTCCGCCAGCACCGGGGTTTCCTCCTGCAGACCGTCGACGGGCTCACCGACGAGCAGGCGGCCGCCCGCACCACCGTCAGCGAGCTCTGCCTCGGCGGCCTCATCAAGCACGTGGCCGGCACCGAGCACCGATGGATGCTCTTCGCCGTGGGCGGCGCGGAGGCGATGGGGCGCGAGGATGTCGACTGGGCCGGTCAGTTCCGGATGGCGCCAGGCGAAACCCTCGCCGGGCACGTCGAGCGGTTCCGCGAGGTGGCCGACCAGACCGACGAGCTGATCGCCACCCTCGACCTGGACGCGGCGCACCCGCTGCCGCAGGAGCCCTGGTTCGAGCCGGGAGCGAGCTGGACGGTCCGTCGGGTGCTGCTGCATCTGATCGCCGAGACGTCCCAGCACGCCGGGCACGCCGACATCCTGCGGGAGTCGATCGACGGCGCCAAGACCATGGGCTGA